A stretch of the Deltaproteobacteria bacterium genome encodes the following:
- a CDS encoding amino acid ABC transporter substrate-binding protein, whose amino-acid sequence MTHPNSNLLRVATSGDYPPFTMTTSSGYHGFDIDLTQLIAAKLGKGVEFRGFSWSEFSALEQICAQPELPSDLAFDVIVSGITVTSERRKFGLFTRPYLRNRAVVLGPKSVPRPVDLTESKLTLGVNHGGYLEGLARRSFPTMNILTTRDNLNLATLIDNGADCIMTDSLEAATILRHGQLDLWAELARHDIAIYMPKVLIQLCAEIDAILHTMLRDGTLVNIAKRHGIIESLLPQL is encoded by the coding sequence GTGACTCACCCCAACTCAAATTTGCTTCGGGTTGCTACGAGTGGTGACTATCCGCCATTCACCATGACGACATCGAGCGGCTATCATGGGTTTGACATCGATCTGACCCAACTGATTGCTGCTAAGTTAGGTAAGGGCGTCGAATTTCGTGGTTTCTCCTGGAGCGAGTTCTCAGCACTCGAGCAGATCTGTGCACAGCCAGAGTTACCCTCAGATCTTGCTTTTGACGTCATCGTTTCCGGTATTACCGTCACATCTGAACGGAGAAAGTTTGGACTGTTTACGAGGCCCTATCTTAGGAATCGCGCTGTGGTGCTCGGGCCTAAATCGGTACCGAGACCAGTAGATCTTACGGAGTCGAAGCTAACCCTTGGCGTCAACCATGGTGGTTATCTAGAGGGACTAGCGCGTCGTAGTTTTCCTACAATGAATATTTTAACAACGCGCGATAATCTAAACCTAGCAACTTTAATCGATAACGGCGCTGATTGCATCATGACGGATAGTCTTGAGGCAGCGACGATACTGCGTCATGGTCAATTAGATCTTTGGGCCGAGCTCGCGCGCCATGATATTGCCATTTACATGCCTAAAGTACTTATACAGCTTTGTGCTGAGATTGATGCCATCCTGCACACGATGTTGCGTGACGGTACTTTGGTGAACATCGCTAAACGGCATGGAATCATTGAAAGTCTTTTGCCACAACTCTAA